In Chryseobacterium gotjawalense, the following are encoded in one genomic region:
- a CDS encoding sterol desaturase family protein translates to MEIIGYILLTIAIVISMEGVTWLTHKYIMHGLGWYLHEDHHQPGYPHVFEKNDAFFVVFAIPSILLFYFGTRGELNWMFFVGLGILIYGMCYFLVHDVLIHRRFKWFDKTNNWYFRGLRKAHKMHHKHLGKEEGECFGMLFVPLHYFKEARLSTLKK, encoded by the coding sequence ATGGAAATTATTGGATATATCCTGTTAACAATCGCAATTGTTATCAGCATGGAAGGCGTTACCTGGCTTACGCACAAATACATCATGCACGGTTTGGGTTGGTATTTGCACGAAGATCATCATCAACCCGGTTACCCTCATGTATTTGAAAAAAACGATGCTTTTTTTGTCGTTTTCGCAATCCCGAGTATTTTGCTTTTTTACTTCGGAACGCGTGGCGAACTGAACTGGATGTTCTTCGTCGGCTTAGGAATTTTAATTTACGGAATGTGTTATTTTCTGGTTCACGATGTCTTAATTCACCGCCGTTTCAAATGGTTTGATAAAACCAATAACTGGTATTTCCGTGGGTTGAGAAAAGCACACAAAATGCACCATAAACATTTAGGAAAAGAAGAAGGAGAATGTTTCGGGATGTTATTCGTGCCACTACATTACTTCAAAGAAGCCCGATTATCAACTTTAAAAAAATAA
- a CDS encoding phytoene/squalene synthase family protein, whose protein sequence is MNNLEIFNAFCGQSSKMVTEKYSTSFYKASSLFQPEIRQHIYNIYGFVRLADEIVDTFHDYDKVKLMAEFERNYHSAKENGISLNPILHSFCLTQREKNIPQDLVDAFLHSMKMDLGEIKDLNDEKYNEYIYGSAEVVGLMCLKVFVNGNIEEYEKLKPYAQSLGAAFQKINFLRDISADFLDLNRTYFPGVDFKNFSEKDKIEIEKDIAKDFEHAKIGIKMLPISSRLAVFMAYKYYFNLFKKIRRTKPELLLTKRIRVSNARKMYLFGEMILNKNLNLL, encoded by the coding sequence ATGAATAATTTAGAAATTTTCAATGCATTTTGTGGGCAATCTTCGAAGATGGTCACCGAAAAATACAGCACCTCATTTTACAAGGCGTCTTCTCTTTTTCAACCGGAAATCCGCCAGCATATCTATAACATTTACGGATTTGTACGATTGGCAGATGAGATTGTGGATACTTTTCACGATTATGACAAAGTTAAATTAATGGCAGAATTTGAGAGAAATTATCATTCTGCAAAAGAAAACGGTATTTCCCTCAATCCAATTTTACATTCCTTCTGTTTAACGCAGCGTGAGAAAAATATTCCGCAGGATTTGGTTGATGCTTTTCTGCATTCAATGAAAATGGATTTGGGAGAAATTAAAGATCTGAATGATGAAAAATACAACGAATATATTTACGGTTCTGCTGAAGTTGTAGGGTTGATGTGTCTTAAAGTCTTTGTTAATGGCAATATAGAAGAATATGAAAAGTTAAAACCTTATGCACAGAGTTTAGGAGCCGCTTTTCAAAAGATTAATTTTTTAAGGGACATCAGCGCTGATTTTCTTGATCTCAACCGGACTTATTTTCCGGGAGTCGATTTTAAAAACTTTTCCGAAAAAGATAAAATCGAAATTGAAAAAGATATCGCCAAAGATTTCGAACACGCTAAAATTGGAATTAAAATGCTTCCAATTTCAAGCAGGTTAGCCGTTTTTATGGCCTACAAATATTACTTTAATTTGTTTAAGAAAATAAGAAGGACAAAACCAGAATTGCTTTTAACCAAAAGAATACGCGTTTCAAATGCCCGAAAAATGTACCTCTTTGGAGAAATGATTTTAAACAAAAATCTGAATCTGCTGTAA
- a CDS encoding phytoene desaturase family protein — MKKVIIIGSGFSAIASACYMAKAGYSVQVLEKNEQLGGRASMLEIDGFKFDMGPSWYWMPDIFERFFADFGKNVSDYYELKKLSPGYRVIFGKDDYIDISDEPEKIIAKFEEVEPGSGKHLRKFMEDSRKNYEIAMKDLVYNPGKSLLELVSLETAIRLNLFVQNISQTVRKNIRNPKLQSILEFPVLFLGAKPQNTPAFYNFMNHADFGLGTWYPKGGFNAVALGMVKLAKELGVEFHLNQNVIQIETESTKATKVITTTDSFETDLVISGADYAHTEQLLNPDQKNYSDKYWQKKVFAPSSFLYYVAFDKKVPELQHHNLFFDTDFGQHAVDIYDEPKLPTKPLFYANFSSKTDLNLCPEGKEVGFFLIPVAVDLEDSQEIHDQYFELIMDRVEKNIGVDLRSSVLFKKSFGVQDFKERYNSCRGNAYGLANTLLQTSVLRPSISNKKLKNLFYTGQLTVPGPGVPPALISGKVVTDYILQHQNKIF; from the coding sequence ATGAAAAAAGTAATCATTATCGGATCCGGATTTTCCGCTATTGCTTCTGCCTGTTACATGGCTAAAGCAGGGTATTCTGTTCAGGTTTTAGAAAAAAATGAACAGTTAGGCGGCCGTGCTTCTATGCTGGAAATTGATGGATTTAAATTTGACATGGGACCAAGTTGGTATTGGATGCCGGATATTTTCGAACGATTTTTTGCCGATTTTGGCAAAAATGTTTCTGATTATTATGAATTAAAGAAGTTATCTCCCGGTTACAGAGTTATTTTCGGGAAAGATGACTATATCGATATTTCTGATGAACCCGAAAAAATCATTGCCAAATTTGAAGAAGTAGAACCAGGAAGCGGAAAACATCTGCGCAAATTCATGGAAGATTCCCGCAAGAATTACGAAATCGCCATGAAAGATTTGGTGTATAATCCCGGAAAATCTTTATTAGAACTGGTCAGTTTAGAGACTGCCATCAGATTAAATTTGTTTGTTCAAAACATTTCGCAGACGGTAAGAAAGAACATCAGAAATCCAAAACTTCAAAGCATTCTGGAATTTCCCGTTCTTTTTTTGGGAGCGAAACCTCAGAATACACCGGCGTTTTATAACTTTATGAATCACGCTGATTTTGGTTTGGGAACCTGGTATCCGAAAGGAGGTTTTAATGCAGTTGCTTTAGGAATGGTGAAATTGGCGAAAGAACTGGGCGTTGAATTTCACCTTAATCAAAATGTAATTCAAATTGAAACTGAAAGCACTAAAGCAACAAAAGTTATTACAACAACTGATTCTTTCGAAACAGATTTGGTAATTTCCGGCGCGGATTATGCTCATACCGAGCAACTTTTAAATCCTGATCAAAAAAACTACAGCGACAAATATTGGCAGAAGAAAGTGTTCGCGCCGTCTTCCTTCTTATATTATGTAGCCTTTGATAAAAAAGTTCCGGAACTGCAGCATCACAATTTATTCTTTGATACCGATTTCGGGCAACATGCAGTTGACATTTATGATGAACCGAAGCTGCCAACGAAACCTTTGTTCTACGCAAATTTCTCTTCGAAAACCGACTTAAATTTATGTCCGGAAGGAAAAGAAGTTGGTTTTTTTCTAATTCCTGTAGCCGTAGATTTAGAGGACAGTCAGGAAATTCATGATCAATATTTTGAATTAATAATGGATCGTGTAGAAAAAAATATTGGGGTGGATTTACGAAGCTCTGTATTGTTCAAGAAAAGTTTTGGCGTACAGGATTTCAAAGAGCGGTACAACTCTTGCCGTGGAAATGCGTACGGTTTGGCCAACACCTTATTACAGACTTCGGTTTTGCGACCGAGCATCAGCAATAAAAAACTTAAGAATCTTTTCTACACCGGTCAATTAACCGTTCCCGGTCCAGGAGTTCCGCCCGCTTTAATCTCCGGAAAAGTAGTGACAGATTACATTCTTCAACATCAAAACAAAATATTCTAA
- a CDS encoding MarR family winged helix-turn-helix transcriptional regulator, with protein MELNLIIEILKELDSFQKIQPGSQKTLEDFRMYLNEKAYEKENPRNLTEKFDLEVNDLENEIAKQVIMLGRYSKQLIRKSLDGNPNLVNEDFTYLFRMMDYPSLTKMQLIEKNAHEKQTGIEIIKRLVKNGLLVESPDQNDKRSTRISVTEKGKKVFLKSMKEITMVSKIMCGKLNGEEKENLLNYLKKLNTFHHTVYTNFKNEELVRIFQMVDHD; from the coding sequence ATGGAATTAAATTTAATTATAGAGATTTTAAAAGAACTCGATTCTTTTCAGAAAATTCAGCCGGGAAGTCAAAAAACGCTGGAAGATTTCAGAATGTATCTCAATGAAAAAGCCTACGAAAAAGAAAACCCCAGAAATTTAACCGAAAAGTTTGATCTGGAAGTGAACGATCTTGAAAACGAAATTGCTAAACAGGTAATTATGCTCGGTCGGTATTCTAAACAATTGATTCGTAAGTCTTTGGATGGTAATCCTAATTTAGTTAATGAAGATTTTACCTATCTTTTCAGAATGATGGATTATCCGTCACTGACCAAAATGCAGTTGATTGAAAAAAATGCTCATGAAAAACAAACCGGTATCGAAATTATCAAAAGGTTGGTGAAAAATGGTCTGTTAGTGGAAAGTCCCGACCAAAATGATAAAAGGAGCACCCGTATTTCGGTAACTGAAAAAGGAAAAAAAGTTTTCCTGAAATCGATGAAAGAGATCACCATGGTCTCTAAAATTATGTGCGGAAAACTCAACGGGGAAGAAAAAGAAAATTTGCTGAATTATTTGAAAAAACTAAACACTTTTCACCACACCGTTTACACGAATTTTAAAAATGAAGAATTGGTGAGAATCTTTCAAATGGTAGATCATGACTGA
- a CDS encoding cryptochrome/photolyase family protein, translated as MTEKVSIFWFRRDLRLSDNHGLFEALKSAENVLPIFIFDTEILLKLENKEDKRVDFIVQVLQILNQFLEKSGKSIKIFHGKPLNIFKELIENYDIENVFCNEDYEPQAIKRDDEIAQFLSEKNIGFQSYKDQVLFHKGDILKSDGSPYTIYTPYSKQWLKMYNDEEEESYPSEKLLHHLLDVEKQEISLQKIGFKKTVYQFEAPTINREILKNYHETRNFPTTPTSEMSVHLRFGTVSIRKLAAEARKLNETYLKELIWREFFMQILYHFPKVVHESFKRKYDNIQWLYDEELLQKWQEGQTGYPLVDAGMRELNETGLMHNRVRMVCASFFTKHLLMDWRIGEAYFAEKLLDYDLSANNGNWQWSAGTGCDSAPYFRVFNPEEQQKKFDPDFKYIKKWVKEFGTKDYPEPAVEHKFARLRALETYKKGLQDL; from the coding sequence ATGACTGAAAAAGTTTCTATATTTTGGTTCCGGAGAGATTTGAGATTGTCTGATAATCACGGATTATTTGAAGCGCTGAAATCTGCTGAAAACGTTTTACCCATTTTTATTTTCGATACCGAAATTCTTTTGAAACTCGAAAATAAGGAAGATAAAAGAGTCGACTTTATTGTTCAGGTTTTGCAGATTTTGAATCAGTTTTTAGAAAAATCGGGAAAATCAATTAAGATTTTTCATGGGAAACCTTTAAATATATTTAAAGAACTTATTGAGAATTACGACATAGAAAACGTTTTCTGCAATGAAGATTATGAACCGCAAGCCATTAAACGAGATGATGAAATTGCGCAGTTCTTAAGTGAAAAAAATATTGGATTTCAGTCTTATAAAGATCAGGTCCTTTTTCATAAAGGCGATATTTTAAAGTCCGACGGAAGTCCGTACACAATTTACACGCCCTATTCAAAGCAGTGGTTAAAAATGTATAATGATGAAGAAGAGGAGTCTTATCCCAGTGAGAAACTCCTTCATCATTTACTTGATGTAGAAAAGCAGGAAATTTCCCTGCAAAAAATAGGATTCAAAAAGACAGTTTATCAGTTTGAAGCTCCAACCATAAATCGTGAAATTTTGAAGAATTATCACGAAACCCGCAATTTCCCGACGACGCCAACTTCTGAAATGAGTGTTCATCTTCGTTTCGGGACAGTAAGCATTAGAAAACTGGCTGCTGAAGCCAGAAAACTGAATGAGACTTATTTAAAGGAATTGATTTGGCGGGAATTTTTTATGCAGATTCTCTATCATTTTCCGAAAGTGGTACATGAATCCTTCAAAAGAAAATACGACAATATTCAATGGTTGTATGACGAAGAACTTTTACAAAAATGGCAGGAAGGACAAACCGGATATCCACTTGTAGATGCCGGAATGCGGGAACTCAACGAAACAGGTTTGATGCACAACCGCGTAAGAATGGTTTGTGCAAGTTTCTTTACCAAACATCTTTTAATGGACTGGCGAATTGGTGAAGCCTATTTTGCGGAAAAATTATTAGATTACGATTTGTCTGCAAATAATGGAAACTGGCAGTGGAGTGCGGGAACGGGTTGTGATTCGGCGCCTTATTTTCGAGTTTTCAATCCGGAAGAACAACAGAAAAAATTCGATCCTGATTTTAAATATATTAAAAAATGGGTAAAAGAATTCGGAACAAAAGATTATCCGGAACCGGCTGTTGAACACAAATTTGCGCGTTTGCGTGCTTTGGAAACGTATAAAAAAGGATTGCAGGATCTGTGA
- a CDS encoding diacylglycerol/lipid kinase family protein, translating to MKNVAFIINPFSAKKNYQPFLDSLQKQVENPHFYISESLEGTEQFISDNFANVDIFVAVGGDGTISSVAKQLINTGKILAIFPAGSGNGFSNETNFTKNLDELLAKIKANKYREIDTFKVNDRLSINVSGTGFDGKVVREFEKTSRGFKNYIKTSIKTFFNYKPIQVKFSSEEFKKHNGEYLMLNVANTRQFGNNAYIAPHASTVDGLAEIVLVKKFPLHHGAAFAFRMFSKTLKENKYVTFLSVPEIDFTVDTKDWHLDGEYNEIDSPIHIKVLPKSLKILM from the coding sequence ATGAAGAATGTCGCCTTTATTATCAATCCTTTTTCCGCAAAGAAAAACTACCAGCCTTTTTTGGATTCCCTTCAAAAACAGGTTGAAAACCCTCATTTCTATATCTCAGAATCTTTAGAGGGAACTGAACAGTTCATTAGTGACAATTTTGCAAACGTTGATATTTTTGTTGCCGTAGGTGGCGACGGAACTATTTCTTCCGTCGCGAAGCAGTTGATTAATACCGGTAAAATCCTGGCCATTTTTCCGGCAGGTTCAGGAAACGGATTTTCAAATGAAACGAATTTTACTAAAAATCTGGATGAGCTTTTAGCAAAAATAAAAGCAAATAAATACCGGGAAATAGACACTTTTAAAGTGAATGACCGGCTTTCAATTAATGTTTCAGGAACGGGTTTCGATGGAAAAGTGGTCAGGGAATTTGAAAAAACAAGCCGCGGTTTTAAAAACTATATTAAAACGTCGATAAAAACTTTCTTTAATTATAAACCGATCCAAGTGAAATTTTCGTCAGAAGAGTTTAAGAAACACAATGGCGAATATTTAATGTTAAACGTCGCCAATACCCGGCAGTTCGGGAATAATGCTTATATCGCTCCGCACGCAAGTACGGTGGATGGTTTGGCAGAAATTGTTTTGGTGAAAAAATTCCCTTTGCATCATGGTGCCGCATTTGCCTTCAGAATGTTTTCTAAAACGTTAAAAGAAAACAAATATGTAACTTTCCTTTCTGTCCCGGAAATTGATTTTACAGTGGATACCAAAGACTGGCATTTAGACGGTGAATACAACGAAATCGACTCTCCTATTCATATTAAAGTGCTACCTAAAAGTCTGAAGATTTTGATGTAA
- a CDS encoding RsiV family protein: MKNLLVISVIFAVSFMSCNKEKSTTETSNETVEKITATTGNFPLDSVKVNDSLKIDKNLTVKFQSKILLFPTLKNKTLLDSIYAPKEIRLDEYSKANIAAALDLKMKEFYEEEKNALQDYKPEFAQNWEKNSDMNLVSHRNNFLTVQYTGDGYTGGAHGYYFETYKVFDLQNNKTLQLADILSNQDSALWNPILMANFTQNDGDKGQVEMLLVKEIPLNNNFYFDDKNLYFLYNQYEITAYAAGTVLIKVPLSDIKPLLTDEFIKRQNL; this comes from the coding sequence ATGAAAAATTTATTGGTCATATCAGTCATATTTGCAGTTTCATTCATGAGTTGTAACAAAGAAAAATCTACCACCGAAACGTCGAATGAAACCGTTGAAAAAATCACTGCTACCACCGGAAACTTTCCGCTTGATTCCGTGAAAGTGAACGATTCGCTAAAAATTGACAAAAATCTCACCGTCAAATTTCAATCTAAAATATTGCTTTTTCCAACTCTTAAAAACAAAACACTTTTAGATTCTATTTATGCTCCAAAAGAAATTCGGTTAGATGAATATTCCAAAGCCAATATCGCGGCGGCACTAGATTTAAAAATGAAAGAATTTTATGAAGAAGAGAAGAATGCCTTACAAGATTACAAACCTGAATTCGCCCAAAACTGGGAAAAAAATTCGGATATGAATCTGGTTTCTCACCGAAATAATTTCCTGACTGTTCAGTACACTGGCGATGGCTATACGGGTGGCGCTCACGGCTATTATTTTGAAACTTATAAAGTTTTTGACTTACAGAACAATAAAACGCTGCAATTAGCAGACATTCTTTCTAATCAGGATTCCGCTTTATGGAATCCAATTCTAATGGCCAATTTTACTCAAAATGATGGAGATAAAGGTCAAGTTGAAATGCTCTTAGTCAAAGAAATCCCATTGAATAACAATTTTTATTTTGATGATAAAAACCTTTATTTCCTTTATAACCAGTATGAAATAACCGCGTATGCGGCGGGTACGGTTTTAATCAAAGTTCCTCTTTCGGATATTAAACCACTTTTAACAGACGAGTTCATCAAACGACAAAATTTATAA
- a CDS encoding DUF5684 domain-containing protein — protein MMTLLQTNPYDGMNSGDVAGAMAMGLGMLIFYLFVYLFFSFCLYKIFQKAGREDAWAAFIPIYNTIVLLDIVKKPIWWFIMLLIPLLNIIFGIMMADRLSKFFGKDTLMTVLLVILPFIGFPVLAFGDSVYNPNALPDDRK, from the coding sequence ATGATGACTTTATTACAGACTAATCCTTATGATGGAATGAATTCCGGCGATGTGGCAGGCGCTATGGCAATGGGTTTAGGAATGCTTATTTTCTACTTATTTGTCTATTTATTCTTTTCGTTCTGTCTCTACAAAATTTTTCAGAAAGCAGGAAGAGAAGATGCCTGGGCAGCATTTATTCCAATTTACAACACTATTGTTTTGCTTGACATCGTTAAAAAACCTATTTGGTGGTTTATCATGTTGCTGATTCCATTACTCAATATCATTTTCGGAATTATGATGGCAGACCGCTTATCCAAATTCTTCGGTAAAGATACTTTAATGACGGTTCTTTTGGTGATATTGCCATTTATCGGTTTTCCGGTTCTCGCTTTCGGCGATTCAGTTTATAACCCAAACGCTTTGCCTGACGACAGAAAATAA
- the gyrB gene encoding DNA topoisomerase (ATP-hydrolyzing) subunit B — MSQKEYTASSIQALEGMEHVRMRPSMYIGDVGSRGLHHLVYEVIDNSIDEALAGHCDTISVVIHEGESVSVKDNGRGIPVDFHEKEQKSALEVVMTKIGAGGKFDKDSYKVSGGLHGVGVSCVNALSNSLIATVYKDGKIYQQKYSKGKALADVAEIGTTTERGTEVFFQPDDTIFQELVYNYDTLASRLRELSYLNKGITITLTDERVVDEEGVQKHDTFHSEGGLKEFVEYIDGNRESIMNNVIFMEGEKDSIPVEVAMRYNTSYTENLHSYVNNINTHEGGTHLAGFRRALTRTLKKFADELGLPAKEKVEVTGDDFREGLTAVISVKVMEPQFEGQTKTKLGNSEVAGAVDKIVGEMLSNFLEENPSEAKLIVQKVVLAAKARQAAKKARELVQRKSPMGGSGLPGKLSDCSSKDPAISELFLVEGDSAGGTAKQGRDRHFQAILPLRGKILNVEKSMVHKVYDNEEIKNIYTALGVSVGTEEDSKALNIAKLRYHKVVIMTDADIDGAHISTLILTFFFRYMKELIENGYIYIAQPPLYLLKKGNKKIYAYNEKEREEVTLELSPDGKGVEVQRYKGLGEMNPEQLWDTTLNPERRILKQVTIESLAEADNVFSMLMGDEVPPRRDFIEKNAIYAKIDV, encoded by the coding sequence ATGAGCCAAAAAGAATATACAGCGAGTAGTATACAAGCGTTAGAAGGAATGGAGCATGTGAGAATGCGGCCATCAATGTACATCGGAGATGTAGGATCCAGAGGTCTGCATCATTTGGTCTATGAAGTAATCGACAACTCTATTGATGAAGCCCTGGCAGGACACTGCGACACGATTTCTGTAGTGATCCACGAAGGCGAATCCGTTAGTGTCAAAGATAATGGCCGTGGTATTCCTGTGGATTTCCACGAAAAAGAGCAAAAATCCGCTCTGGAAGTGGTAATGACCAAGATCGGTGCCGGTGGAAAATTCGATAAAGATTCTTACAAAGTTTCCGGAGGTCTTCACGGTGTGGGAGTTTCCTGTGTGAATGCACTTTCTAATTCGCTGATCGCGACTGTTTATAAAGACGGTAAAATTTATCAGCAAAAATATTCCAAAGGAAAGGCTTTGGCAGATGTAGCAGAAATCGGAACAACTACTGAAAGAGGAACAGAAGTTTTCTTTCAGCCGGATGATACGATTTTCCAGGAATTGGTTTATAACTACGATACTTTAGCAAGCAGACTCCGCGAACTTTCTTATCTGAATAAAGGCATCACCATCACTTTGACGGATGAAAGAGTTGTAGATGAAGAAGGCGTACAGAAACATGACACATTCCACTCTGAAGGTGGTTTAAAAGAGTTTGTAGAATACATCGACGGAAACCGTGAAAGCATCATGAATAATGTAATTTTCATGGAAGGTGAAAAAGACAGTATTCCTGTGGAAGTTGCCATGAGATACAACACTTCTTATACTGAGAATCTTCACTCTTACGTGAACAATATTAATACGCATGAAGGTGGAACTCACCTTGCGGGTTTCAGAAGAGCGCTAACGAGAACATTAAAGAAATTTGCTGATGAACTAGGACTTCCCGCAAAAGAAAAAGTAGAAGTTACCGGTGATGATTTCCGTGAGGGATTAACTGCAGTAATTTCGGTAAAAGTAATGGAGCCTCAGTTCGAAGGACAAACCAAAACGAAATTAGGAAACTCAGAAGTTGCCGGCGCGGTTGACAAAATCGTGGGTGAAATGCTTTCTAATTTCTTAGAAGAAAATCCAAGCGAAGCCAAACTCATCGTACAAAAAGTAGTTCTTGCAGCGAAAGCGAGACAGGCTGCGAAAAAAGCAAGAGAGCTCGTTCAGCGTAAATCGCCGATGGGCGGAAGTGGACTTCCGGGAAAACTTTCCGACTGTTCTTCCAAAGATCCTGCTATTTCTGAACTGTTTCTAGTCGAGGGAGATTCAGCAGGTGGAACTGCAAAACAAGGCCGTGACCGTCATTTTCAGGCGATCCTTCCTTTGCGTGGTAAAATCCTGAACGTTGAAAAATCAATGGTTCACAAAGTTTACGACAACGAAGAAATCAAGAATATCTACACTGCACTGGGCGTTTCTGTAGGAACTGAAGAAGACAGTAAAGCTCTGAATATCGCAAAATTACGTTACCACAAAGTGGTGATTATGACCGATGCGGATATTGACGGAGCTCACATTTCCACTTTGATCCTCACCTTTTTCTTTAGATATATGAAGGAATTAATCGAGAACGGATATATCTATATCGCTCAACCTCCTTTATATTTATTGAAAAAAGGAAACAAAAAAATCTATGCTTACAACGAGAAAGAACGCGAAGAGGTTACTCTTGAGTTGTCCCCAGACGGAAAAGGTGTAGAAGTTCAGCGTTATAAAGGTCTTGGGGAAATGAACCCGGAACAGCTTTGGGATACCACTTTGAATCCTGAACGCAGAATCCTGAAACAAGTTACCATTGAAAGTTTAGCAGAGGCAGACAACGTATTCTCAATGTTAATGGGTGATGAAGTACCACCAAGAAGAGATTTCATCGAGAAAAACGCGATCTATGCGAAAATTGATGTTTAA
- a CDS encoding OsmC family protein, whose product MKRNATAIWQGSGKEGKGTLTTQSTVLNQTQYSYNSRFEEGVGTNPEELIAAAHAGCFTMALSFNIDQAGFKAENLETKCVINLDPTQFKITESSLTLTATVPGISKEKFDELVADAEKNCPISKLLNTEIKVDATLV is encoded by the coding sequence ATGAAAAGAAATGCAACAGCCATTTGGCAAGGTTCAGGTAAGGAAGGAAAAGGAACACTTACCACTCAAAGTACGGTTTTGAACCAGACGCAGTATTCCTATAATTCCCGTTTTGAAGAAGGCGTGGGAACAAATCCTGAAGAACTGATAGCCGCAGCTCACGCTGGTTGTTTCACCATGGCTTTATCCTTCAATATCGACCAGGCAGGCTTTAAAGCTGAAAACCTCGAAACGAAATGCGTCATCAATCTAGATCCCACGCAATTTAAAATTACAGAATCGAGTTTAACTTTAACGGCGACGGTTCCGGGAATTTCAAAAGAAAAATTTGATGAATTAGTTGCCGATGCAGAAAAAAACTGTCCGATTTCGAAATTATTAAATACTGAAATTAAAGTGGACGCAACTTTGGTTTAA